In Saccharomyces paradoxus chromosome IV, complete sequence, the DNA window aattgaaagTATTTGTGGCGCCGAAATCCTTCGCTCTTTGTAGCTTGTTGTCAAATACATCAACGAAAATGACGTCACTGGCTCCAAATGCGCGGGCGACTGCGCCAGTTAATAGCCCTACAGGACCAGCACCGAACACAACAACTCTGGTACCAAAGCAGACCCCAGCCAACTTGTTAGAGTGCACACCAACTGATAAAGGCTCTACGCAAGCGCCCTCTTCATAACTGACACTATCTGGTAATTTCACAAGAAAATCTTCTGGAGATAGATAGTACTTCACAAGAGTACCGTCAATTGGAGGAGTTGCAGCAAATGCCATATGTGGGCAAAGGTTATACCTTCCTTCCTTGGTCTCGTCAGAATAACGGCTGGGAACACCAGGTTCAATAGCAACACGGTCACCAACTTTCACCCTCGTAACCGCATCACCAACTTCCACAACCTGTCCGCTTGATTCATGACCTAAAACCATTGGCGCTTTCAATATGTACTTGCCAATACCACCGCTTCTGTAGTAATGAATATCTGAACCACAGATACCAGTAGCCTTAATAGCTAACTTGACATAATGGGGGTCGTCAATAGTAGGAATTGGTCTTTGCTCGATGGCAATATCGCCGACTTTTCTTAGAACAATTGCAGGGTTACTGTTTTGAGACATagttttctattttctgttttttttttttattatttcttgttagttttttgatgattttattttccacTTATAATATCTTTCTACATAAAGTTGAACAAGTTGAAACATTTGCCCTTTTatatatcaaatattttcataaatAACAATAAGAGTAAGCATTTGTAGCCCTAAACACGATTTAAAATGGCGGAGATGAGGTTAGCAAAGTGATGCAGAGGCTTAATATGACCGGAGAAAGGAGATACGAGACCGGAGATAAGTAAAGCATTATGAGCCCTAAATGtcgaagaaaaggaagcaTTAGAATgttcaataaagaagacAGTTTTTTGAACGAGATTCGTTCATTATTCCACCCCAAAAAAGCCCGATGATATGTGCTGAATGAAGCTAAGTGAAGCTTTCCAACTTCCACGTACTTTTTTTGCCTCTTGCAATTAGCTGTCTGcaaaaactttattttctgCACCTGTGCCTAAAAATTGCTCACCTGCAGGAAACTCGAGAAGTAAGGGATTGTGGAGTAATGTTGCGTGGGGTAGCCCCTGTGCTTTCTTGCGTGTTTTCGTTTTTCCTTCGTGCCTGCGTCTCCTTATTTCAGACCACTCCGTCTCTGAATTGCATTCTGCCTCCTGTGGATTTATTGGTAAATATAACACAGCAAACAGTCAGGTTTACACTAGCTTTTTCCATGAAATTTTGGCTCGCCATTTCTGATTGTAGTACAAGCCACAATAATACGTCATTATGCAAACTTTTCATAAGAAATTAACCAACTAAGCTTTTGTACTAATTGTAGAGATATGGCTTCGACGCCTAATTCGTTCTGTAGTTTTGGGAGCGTGTATCACGCCCCCTGATACTAGAAATTATATACAGTACCACTTTAGCCAGCTGAAGAAACATAATGTTACATACGGTAGAATGAGAAGAGAGAAGTTCATGTCCATCCAGATTGTCAATTtaacatatatattaataagCAAATCATTGAGCGTTTAATCTCTTCATGAGATGTTCtcaacaagaaaatttaataggttaaaaaaagaaagaaaactaaaaatgaaaacatCTACCGGCTCAAATGCTAAAACTCTCAAGAGCTCCGAATCCACTCTTCCAATACGAACTTACCGTAAAGAAGGTGATAAACAGGGTATCCATCCACCCCGCCTTACTttaggaaaaaaacaacttGACCCAATGTTGCCCTGATCAAATGCTTTCTTTCAATAGATAGCTTTTATATAGCAATTGTAGACTAAAAAAAGTGTTTGCAAAGAAGCTGTAGCGCTTGTAGCTTTTCGTTGACTGAGGTTGAAATTACATGTCTCTTTGTTTTCCGCAGTTGCATTCTTTTCTAAGAGTTTATCTTAACGTGCCCTACCAAGTGCGCTCAATGATCaattagaattttttgaaaatttcaagatttcCTTCCAGTCCTTCTTTTGAGCCTTAGTTTCTCTCGAAAACAAACCTCTCCTTGAAGGTGGCACCCAAGATGCAGATTCCCATGGTTTCACACCTTCTTCGTACAGTAATTGTATTTCCTCCAAAGACAAACCAATTGTTTCCggtaaaaagaagaagacgtACAAAAACATAGCAACCAAACAACCCACAAACACATAACCGTAGTAGAAGTGGATAGATCCAGTGATGAATGGTGTGAAGAAGCCAATCAAAAATTGCCACAACCAGTTGAATGCCGTCGAAATCGACATTGCTTTAGATTTGACCTTTGAAGGGAACGACTCCGCGACCACGATATAAGCAACAGGTGCCCATGTCGTTGCAAAACAGAATATATAGAAGCAGGTGAACACAATCATGGCATTACCTGCACCTTTTGAAGAGGGACCATCCTGGCCATGAGGGTAAAGACATTTCACCCCGATACTCGCGAATACGACCATACACGCCATCATGGCAGCTGCCCCGAATAACAGGCATTTACGACGACCAATCTTATCTACAACCATAACAGCGATAATAGTGGAGAAGAAGTTCACTGTACCCAGAACGATGGAGGTCTCAAACCCATCCGTAAGGCCAACTGACTTGAAAATGGTAGTCccatagaagaagaagtagtTTTCACCGGTAAGTTGTAAAAAGGTCTGAACAAGAATACCTGTAATCAAACGTTGAAGGACTTTTGTTTTGACTGAGAAAAGTTCCTTCCATGAAGCTTCCCCTAATTCTCTTTGCGCAAGCACACCGGCGTTAATTTCCTCGACCTGTTTAAGCACCCATGGATCCTCTGGTAAAACCATGTTGATCTTTGCAATGGAAATACGTGCCTCCTCATGTTTTTCTCGTTCAATCAAATATCTTGGGGATTCTGGAACTAGTAGCATACCAATGATGATAATCAGGGCCCATAAGAAGCAGAGTCCCACAGGGATCCTCCATTGCGCAgtattataatatttccTTGTTCCGTAAACAGAACAATAACCTAAAAATATCCCAAAGGTCACattcaattgaaataaCGATACGAGCCCGCCCCTCAAATCTTTAGGAGCTATTTCAGATAAAAGCATCGGACACAACACCGAACAACCACCGGCACCAAGACCGTAAATGATCTTACCGACAAAATATTGGTACCATTTATGGTTTGAACTGATTTGAATGATCGCTCCTATCATATATACTACAACCACTACTACAATTGCCAGCCTTCTACCTAAAGTATCGGCCAGTCTGGCAAAAGCAACACCGCCTATGGAACATCCTACGCTGAACATTGCCACGAGAAGGCCCATACGCACGTTACTCAAATAGTATTCTCCAGTACTATGCTTGTAAGATCCGAAATTCATTTTAAAGTTGTCCATGTTAATGAAACCTGCTGTAATACCACTATCCCAACCAGGTAGGAAACCCCCAAAGGATACAGGATAACACAGTAAATAGATGACAAGGTAACCTAGGAGACCCCTCTTTGGTGGCTCAATGTTATCCCCGTTTATGACTTCATTGTCATCAAGCCCATCTGaccattctttttccacATGTGGCTGCACATGAACGTCAGCGCCAGCACTATTTGGAATGTCTGCATTACATCCTACAGAGGATAGTTCGCTTAGCATTTTTCCtttagtttctttttccgtCGctaatattatttctttttaattctACAAATTGGAATATAACGAAGTCTAGAACAAACAATGAATTACTTGCTCTCTTTATATGTTTGAAAGTTGACGATTACAGGCGCACTGAAGTTATTATAAATTTGAGTGGAATAACCatgtttaattttttttgcagaCCATTCAGCGAATTACACCTCTAGCTGGTTGTGCTTATGCCGTTCGAGATGTTCGAGATGTTCGGTACTATCTTCGAATGTTTACATCATCCGCCTTTGCCTgccttttccaaattttgcCTCTGCGCAATTATAGGtccaaaaggaaaagcaTACCCCGCAccgcttttttttttgcatttaaACTTTTAAGTTCTGAATTTGTGCTGCGGTGGCGCATAAAAGGTAAAAATAATTTGCCTACAGTGGAGCTAGCTGCATAGCTCAGGAGCAGATCATGAACTTATTGCAATACGGAACGGAGTTAAGAAAACTTGAGCGGAGTTAGTACGAGCGGAGACACGAAACAAGTTAAATTTAGTGATGATAGTAATATGTCACGCAACATCTCATAGAAATTTACGCACAAGCTTTTTGAATAGCTGAGCTGTCAACTACTGAAATGATTACGTTGTCTTTAACAAACTTTCATCTACTGTCGTATACGGCATTATTCCACTCGCCAGTTTGTCATGGATTCAAGAATTGCAAAAGGTGTATATTCAGATAAAACTCTTCTATTCGCACCCGCGGTATCTAGGCGTATTTTAAATAAGTGAGCATTTCTTAAAGTAATGTTGATTTCAAGTTCGCCGACAACTTCTGCACTTTTCCACAGTTTCTTGATATgccaataaaaaaaaagaggagcACTTAAGTATGAGAGCTTTCgtatattttaaaaagagTAATATTCACGTTACTGATGATATCCCTAGTTCAGTGTTCAAACCGACGACAGAGTTATTATCGGCGTTTCTTGCTGTGGGATTTGCGGCTCGGATCTTCACGAGTACCTGGATTATCCGACTTTCATGCTTAAAGATGGCGAGTACTACACTTTTGTCCAACGCTTCTTTACCTCTAGCAATGAGCTACGATATGTCAGAAATTATTGCCAAGTTTGGCCTATGTAAAGGAGGTTATCACTGGTTTGATTGGCTATGTTGTTGAGGACTTTGTGCATATGTTCATGCCATCCGCAGCGGAGAAATTGCGACAGAAGACTGTAAACAGCAGATCACAGGTAAGCAAAAGATTGAGAATGGTGGGAAAAGGGATTTCAAGAGTTGATGGTGGATAAGAAATCCAATGTTAAGATCCTATTAACTCCTAACAATCATAGTGTAATcataaggaaaagaaataaagacAAAATAATACTCTatagtctttttttttttcattgcgCTCAAGATTATAACCCCAATTTAAATATCCTGCATTCTTCATGTACCGGTGGGTTTTTATTTGCTTAATCGATTTATTAggatttattttcataaataAGATGCAGCTTTAACGCCTTTTATGCCAATTCCCTCCCGCACGTTCCATTTATCTTGATTACGCATGACTTTGAAGTTGTTCCATAACGGATCATTTTAGCAAGTTGTGACTGTCCTAATTATGTCTCAAGAATCCATTTATATATCTTCCTGGCTTCACCAGGTATTATATCATAAATGTGGGTGACTCTTTTACATTTCCGAGATCTCTGACTTTATATCCCAGAAACTTCTTGCCTAACTTTCTTTAAGTTCTTTTCTACCCAACATtgtattttcaattttaaaataGCAATAGTGTAGGTTGATAATATTTATCAGGAATCTTTTAGCAGAAATTCTCTAACGAGCTAGTCTCCAAACCGTATATCAGTTttggatgaaaatgatgtaACAAGATTTAGATTGAATGCTAACCTTAATCACGCATATATTTGCACTGCCATGGCACTGCATATGTTCCAGAATAAAcgaaccaaaaaaattttcaatggGTAGATATAGGAAAACCGCAGGGCCATTAATTGAAGATCAACCTGAAATATATGTAAAGTTTATGAGTCGTACATTAAAGTTATAGTAATTTCCCGGACTTGCTGGTTCATTGGGCATATTAATATGTCCAGCTGGCGTGAACTTTGATATACCTTTCTCGTCTAAGATAGTTTTAACCTTTAGCTTTAAGTAATACTTCTGACTAACCATTGTTATCAACAAATTGGTGGTAACAAGAGACAGAGAGTTATACAGCTATTTtaataattcttttttttgggctattaaagaaagaaatttcataTACAACTATGTACAAAAAcattaaaaaatgttatATTTAGGATCAAAATTAAGCTAGTTCAAATATTAGAATTTAAGGATAGAAGTGGTCATACTGAACCAGAAAATTATCGTTAATTGTActataaaattgaaaataacaaGCTCAATTCCTcccattttcaaattcaagaattcAGATGATTCATTAAGGAAAACAAGGGAAGAAGCTACGACAATTGATACTGATGTTG includes these proteins:
- the HXT15 gene encoding hexose transporter HXT15 (similar to YJR158W) is translated as MLSELSSVGCNADIPNSAGADVHVQPHVEKEWSDGLDDNEVINGDNIEPPKRGLLGYLVIYLLCYPVSFGGFLPGWDSGITAGFINMDNFKMNFGSYKHSTGEYYLSNVRMGLLVAMFSVGCSIGGVAFARLADTLGRRLAIVVVVVVYMIGAIIQISSNHKWYQYFVGKIIYGLGAGGCSVLCPMLLSEIAPKDLRGGLVSLFQLNVTFGIFLGYCSVYGTRKYYNTAQWRIPVGLCFLWALIIIIGMLLVPESPRYLIEREKHEEARISIAKINMVLPEDPWVLKQVEEINAGVLAQRELGEASWKELFSVKTKVLQRLITGILVQTFLQLTGENYFFFYGTTIFKSVGLTDGFETSIVLGTVNFFSTIIAVMVVDKIGRRKCLLFGAAAMMACMVVFASIGVKCLYPHGQDGPSSKGAGNAMIVFTCFYIFCFATTWAPVAYIVVAESFPSKVKSKAMSISTAFNWLWQFLIGFFTPFITGSIHFYYGYVFVGCLVAMFLYVFFFLPETIGLSLEEIQLLYEEGVKPWESASWVPPSRRGLFSRETKAQKKDWKEILKFSKNSN
- the SOR2 gene encoding L-iditol 2-dehydrogenase SOR2 (similar to YDL246C), which produces MSQNSNPAIVLRKVGDIAIEQRPIPTIDDPHYVKLAIKATGICGSDIHYYRSGGIGKYILKAPMVLGHESSGQVVEVGDAVTRVKVGDRVAIEPGVPSRYSDETKEGRYNLCPHMAFAATPPIDGTLVKYYLSPEDFLVKLPDSVSYEEGACVEPLSVGVHSNKLAGVCFGTRVVVFGAGPVGLLTGAVARAFGASDVIFVDVFDNKLQRAKDFGATNTFNSSKFSIDKAQELANEVEKLLGGNHADVVFECSGADVCINAGVKATKVGGTMVQVGMGKNYVNFPIAEVSGKEMKLIGCFRYSFGDYRDAVNLVSTGKVNVKPLITHKFKFEDAAKAYDYNISHGGEVVKTIIFGPE